One part of the Pseudopipra pipra isolate bDixPip1 unplaced genomic scaffold, bDixPip1.hap1 HAP1_SCAFFOLD_52, whole genome shotgun sequence genome encodes these proteins:
- the LOC135408554 gene encoding collagen alpha-1(I) chain-like — MGITPPDRQSASFMVGTTTAASRGLAFLSLARPRARHAAGRGSAGADPPPKPARPAGRRLGRAAPPDVLEETATRRGGRGPVPEAPSAGAARSAAGGGAATRCALRRYLRAGGASPRAFFFPPFSLSPLSGSPSRLRPHRRPALRAAGTHGRHPDPGRHRHLACFYPRTPEKLAGPRGRHTARYGEEAPPRREGRHLACHGKPTGRGDRPARTPASAAPLGRPRRSAGPPGALSHASRKASSIVTRGTAPRPLSLSLPLRGGRHVPQAADAGGPHATLHGSLPARQEAGAAGRPAPDNPRFRPRRAHGRPPQSGTPPACESATERAAGPPAFARLAAVGFPQKGRGTPRPPGARGGARAPRSPIPSRCPRARASAAAGRCRAALALSRTFSSLARSACCGLRPPEQKSKKTEKKGREGAPLRPQPGPRPTDLRGTQPSGSQAGGAGPTARAARPPWLSRRPKRREGRGAAASPANGHRASPGLPGDSVGFSVCRRGRRPQPGRPAPPPSARWAGPRLRAEEGGTNKRAEARRGRRLARPSGGPVTEPLRQPAGPRRGRTPTASPRHAAGTAAARQPRTGRRHPGPGHLRGSREAAGEKARAGSALRAPAANRPQQCPPPPPDDGRRLKAGPPKGRDAAASPPSHTIAFARGPQGAGSRHRLGLDAAVGPPRAPLGRPSPALPRLRFRARLSSSSPVIGPARGSRSRAPRLSRAGLPAARGVGRPVARAEGRAAADAEEKGPSEPALLDNPCPQYGQTRPGAAAPPKRLEAPQRGGAREQAASRLDLTGGGARQRPLGRLPGPAATTGLPRKCRQAPKSRRSRVDLVALRRDAAGAQAAGGGRGGRIGRLRNRVDLMLASPGTG, encoded by the exons ATGGGAATAACGCCGCCGGATCGCCAGTCGGCATCGTTTATGGTCGGAACTACGACG GCGGCCTCCCGCGGGCTCGCCTTCCTTTCCctcgcgcggccgcgcgcgcgccacgccgccggccgcggctcgGCTGGGGCTGACCCGCCCCCGAAGCcggcccggccggccggccggcggcTCGGCCGCGCGGCACCACCGGACGTGCTAGAGGAGACGGCGACCCGACGAGGCGGGCGCGGCCCGGTCCCCGAGGCCCCTTCGGCCGGGGCGGCTCGCTCggcagcgggcggcggcgcggcgaccCGCTGCGCTCTCCGGCGCTacctgcgggcggggggcgcttccccccgagcctttttctttcctcccttttctctctcgcctctctctggctcgccgtcgcggctccggccgcaccgccgcccggcgctgcgCGCGGCCGGCACCCACGGGCGCCACCCGGACCCAGGCCGGCACCGGCACCTCGCCTGTTTTtacccaaggacacctgaaaagctcgcggggccgcgcggccgTCACACAGCTCGGTACGGTGAAGAAGCCCCTCCCCGGCGGGAGGGGCGACACCTCGCCTGCCACGGGAAGCCCACGGGCAGAGGAGACCGCCCGGCCCGAACACCGGCCTCCGCCGCGCCTCTCGGCCGGCCACGGAGGAGCGCCGGCCCGCCGGGGGCCCTCTCCCACGCCTCCCGAAAAGCCTCATCCATCGTCACTCGGGGAACGGCCCCACGGCCACTCTCGCTCAGCCTGCCACTACGCGGAGGACGGCACGTGCCCCAGGCCGCCGACGCCGGCGGCCCGCACGCTACTCTCCACGGCTCTCTCCCGGCCCGGCAGGAGGCGGGTGCCGCCGGACGCCCGGCTCCGGACAACCCACGcttccggccccgccgggcccacgGCCGCCCCCCGCAGAGCGGCACACCTCCAGCGTGCGAAAGCGCCACCGAACGTGCCGCGGGGCCACCGGCTTTCGCCCGCCTCGCGGCCGTCGGCTTCCCCCAGAAAGGCCGGGGGACG CCACGGCcgcccggggctcggggcggggcccgcgcccCTCGCTCCCCGATTCCCTCtcgctgcccacgggctcgCGCCTCGGCGGCGGCCGGCCGCTGCCGGGCCGCTCTCGCGCTCTCAcgcactttctcttccctggcgcGCTCGGCGTGCTGCGGCTTAAGGCCGCCggagcaaaaatcaaaaaaaacggaaaaaaaagGCCGGGAGGGCGCCCCACTTCGCCCGCAACCCGGCCCCCGGCCGACAGACCTTCGCGGAACCCAGCCCTCCGGCAGCCAGGCCGGCGGGGCAGGCCCGACCGCAcgggccgcccggccgccgtgGCTCTCGCGCCGGcctaagaggagggaggggcgaggcgccgccgcctcgcccgccaACGGCCATCGTgcgtccccagggctccccggcgACTCTGTCGGGTTCTCGGTctgccggcgcggccgccggccacagcctggccggccggcgccgccgccttcgGCCCGCTGGGCGGGTCCCCGGCTTAGGGCCGAGGAAGGGGGAACGAACAAAAGAGCCGAGGCGCGCCGAGGGCGCCGCCTCGCCCGACCATCGGGCGGTCCCGTCACCGAGCCCCTCCGGCAACCGGCCGGGCCCAGGCGAGGCCGCACGCCCACCGCCAGTCCCCGGCACGCCGCCGGCACCGCTGCCGCCCGGCAGCCGAGGACAGGGCGCCGCCACCCAGGCCCGGGCCATCTTCGGGGCTCTCGGGAGGCGGCCGGGGAAAAAGCCCGCGCGGGCTCGGCCCTTCGAGCCCCGGCCGCCAACCGCCCGCAACaatgcccgccgccgccgccggacgaCGGGCGCCGGCTTAAGGCCGGCCCACCGAAAGGACGagacgccgccgcctcgccgccctCGCACACCATCGCCTTCGCCCGGGGCCCTCAGGGAGCCGGCAGCCGCCACCGGCTCGGGCTGGACGCTGCTGTCGGGCCCCCGCGGGCCCCCCTCGGCCGTCCCAGTCCCGCACTCCCTCGGCTGCGCTTTCGCGCTCGGCTCTCGTCTTCCTCTCCCGTCATCGGGCCCGCCCGAGGAAGCCGGTCGAGAGCCCCGCGGCTTTCTCGCGCCGGCCTTCCTGCCGCTCGTGGGGTTGGCCGGCCCGTGGCACGCGCCGAAGGCCGCGCGGCAGCAGACGCGGAAGAAAAGGGGCCCTCGGAACCCGCGCTGCTAGACAACCCCTGCCCACAATACGGACAGACGCGTCCTGGCGCCGCCGCGCCTCCGAAGCGGCTCGAGGCTCCTCAGCGGGGAGGCGCGCGAGAGCAGGCCGCCTCTCGCCTAGACCTAACCGGAGGCGGCGCCCGACAGCGACCCCTTGGCCGACTTCCGGGGCCGGCCgcgacaacaggtctaccccgaAAATGCCGACAGGCGCCTAAGTCCCGCCGGAgccgggtagacctggtggccCTGCGCCGGGACGCCGCCGGGGCGCaggccgccggcggcggccgcggcggccgcaTCGGCCGGCtccggaaccgggtagacctgatgctcgccagccccggaaccgggtag